The genomic region TAACGTTGCTTCCAGCAGATTAAACCCGGTAAAGAACACAAACAGCCATACGAATAGCCAGTGCCCTTGAGAGAGCGGCAATCCTAAGCTTCCTAAGCTAATCCCGATAGCGCCGATGGCAAGCAAGCACATCAGCTTCATCCGCTGGCGCTTTTCAGCCACAATCACCAGCGGCACCATGGCGACAAAAGAGAGCGCCATGACGACCAAGTAGGCCAGCCCATGGTACTCAACAGCGACCCCCGCATTGAGTAGCCGAAACGGAATCGCCACAAAAATGGCCATCAGCACCAGATGCAGAGCAAAGATGGAAAAATCTAAGCGCCATAGGTCAGGACGAGTAATAACACACTTCAACTGCTGACGATCCAACCCGACATCGCGGTGACGCAAACGGCGTGGCGCGGGTGGCACCCAGCGCCAAAGCACGAACAGGCTCACTAGGGTGAGCAGGGCGGTAAACCAAAACACCGCCGACAAGCCTGCCCAAGCCGCTAGCCACGGGCCTAGTACCATAGCGATCGCAAACGACACGCCAATCGATAAACCGATAGTGGCCATTGCTACGGTGCGCACGTGTTCCCGCGTTTGATCCGCGAGCAGCGCCATAATCGCTGCGGCGACGGCCCCACTGCCCTGGAGCGCCCGGCCTAAAATAACACCCCAAATGGTGTCCGCCATGGCCGCCACAACGCTACCTAGCGCAAAAATGACCAGCCCCATGGCAATGACACGTTTACGCCCTATGCGGTCGGAGAGCAGGCCAAACGGTATTTGCAGCGCCGCCTGGGTCAGCCCATACATGCCCAACGCCACGCCTATTAATAGCGGTGTCGACCCTGCAAGCGTATCGCCATACAGCGCCAACACGGGCAACACCATGAAAAGCCCCAACATACGAGACGCATAGAGGCCAGCCAAGCCGCTGATTGCACGGCGTTCAGTGGCCATCAGCAGTGCAGAAACCTTGCGCATAATGCCCTTGTGTATGGTGGATGGGCCGAACGGCCTAAGATAACCGCCCATTCTAGCGCTTTGTACCCAGGCTGGAAACGCCCAGTGCCGCCGTTTCGCTGCAAGCAGTTTTGCCGGGAGGGGTACCGGAAACGTATAATTACGCTTTTGCCATGCGATTCGAGGTGTTGATGGACAGCATTCTGGTCAGGGGCGCCCGCACCCACAACCTCAAGCAGATCGATGTGGAGCTGCCCCGTGACAAACTGATTGTCATTACCGGGCTCTCCGGTTCCGGCAAGTCATCGCTGGCGTTTGATACGCTCTATGCAGAGGGGCAGCGCCGCTACGTGGAATCGCTCTCCACCTACGCGCGCCAGTTCCTATCTATGATGGAGAAGCCCGATGTAGATCACATTGAAGGGCTCTCTCCGGCGATCTCCATCGAGCAGAAGTCCACCTCACACAACCCCCGTTCGACGGTCGGTACGATCACCGAAATTTACGATTACCTACGTCTGCTGTTTGCCCGCGCCGGCACACCTCGCTGCCCGGAGCATGGCGAAGACCTGGAAGCCCAAACCATTTCGCAGATGGTGGATCAGGTGATGAACCTCGCCGAAGGTACCAAGCTAATGCTGCTTGCACCGGTGGTGAAGGGGCGTAAAGGCGAGCATCTGCAGCTGCTCGCTGAGCTGCGCGCCCAGGGCTTTGTGCGGGTGCAAATCGACGGCCAGGTGCTGGAGTTAGACGATATCGCGCCGCTGGATAAACGCAAGAAGCATGATATCAGCGTCGTGGTTGACCGCTTTAAAGTGCGCGATGACATCGCCCAGCGCTTGGCGGAGTCGTTTGAAACCGCATTAAACCTGGCTGACGGCACGGCAATGATCCATTTTATGGATGGCGAACAGGAAGATCTCGCTTTCTCATCGCGCTTTGCCTGCCCGGTATGCGGCTACTCACTCTCTGAGCTTGAGCCGCGCATGTTCTCCTTCAACAACCCAGCCGGCGCCTGCCCTACCTGTGACGGCTTAGGGGTTGAGCAGTTCTTCGATCCTGACAAGCTCATTAGCCACCCGGAGCTCTCACTGGCTGAAGGGGTGATTAAAGGCTGGGATCGGCGCAATATTTACTACTTTACTCAGCTACAGGCACTTGCCAAGCACTACCGATTTGAGCTGGAAACACCGTGGAGTGAGCTTGCCCGCCACGAGCGTGAGATCATTCTTAACGGCAGCGGCAACGAGCAAATTCCGTTTGTGTACGTCGGCGATCGTGGCCGCAAAGTGACGCGCGAACACGCCTTTGAAGGCGTGCTCCCCAATATGCAGCGGCGCTACCGTGAAACCGAGTCCAATATGGTCCGCGATGACCTCGCCAAGTATATTGCGGTGCAGCCCTGCGCTACCTGCGACGGCTCACGATTGCGCAAAGAGTCCCGCCATGTTTATGTCGATGACCACAATATCGCTCATATCGTGCGCCTGCCCATTGGCGACGCGTGGCGCTACTTTGCAGACCTAAGCCTACCGGGCCGCAAAGGCGAAATTGCCGATAAAATCGTCAGTGAAATCCATGCCCGCTTAGAGTTCTTGGTCAATGTTGGGCTGGATTACCTGAATTTAGAGCGCAGCGCCGACACCCTCTCCGGTGGTGAAGCCCAGCGGATTCGCCTGGCCAGCCAAATCGGCGCGGGGCTTGTGGGCGTGATGTACATTCTTGACGAGCCATCTATTGGTCTTCACCAGCGGGATAACGACCGCCTGTTGAAAACCCTGGAGCGGCTGCGCGACCTAGGCAATACGGTGATCGTTGTGGAGCACGACGAAGATGCCATCCGTGCTGCAGACCACGTACTGGACATTGGCCCTGGCGCTGGCGTTCACGGCGGTGAAATCGTCGCCCAAGGCACGCCTCAAGATGTGATGGACAACCCCAACTCGCTCACGGGCCAGTACTTATCCGGTACGCGTGAAATCGCCGTACCGCCCTACCGGATACCCGGCAACCCGGAAAAGCAGCTGGTACTGCGCGGGGCCACGGGCAACAATTTGCAAGATGTTACCCTCAGCCTCCCTCTGGGACTTTTTATCGCGATTACCGGCGTATCCGGCTCGGGCAAATCCACCCTGATCAACGGCACGCTGATGCCGATTGCGGCGCGGGAATTAAACCGGGCGACCACGCTGACCGCCGCGCCTTATGAGAAAATAGAGGGGCTAGATCAGCTAGATAAAGTCATTGATATTGATCAAAGCCCGATTGGCCGCACGCCGCGCTCTAACCCTGCGACGTACACCGGGATTTTTACGCCCATTCGTGAACTGTTTGCGGGTACCCAAGAAGCGCGCTCACGGGGCTACAAGCCGGGTCGTTTCAGCTTTAACGTCAAGGGAGGGCGCTGCGAAGCCTGCCAAGGCGAAGGCATGATCAAGGTCGAGATGCACTTTCTACCAGATATTTACGTGCCCTGTGATGTGTGTAAGGGCAAGCGTTACAACCGTGAAACGCTGGACATTCACTATAAGGGCAAGACTATCCATGAAGTGCTGGAGATGACGGTGGAAGATGCGCTGGAATTCTTCAGCCCGGTGCCCGCGATTGCCCGTCGCCTGCAGACCCTTTTAGATGTAGGGCTTTCCTACATACGCTTAGGG from Halomonas sp. 7T harbors:
- a CDS encoding MFS transporter, producing the protein MRKVSALLMATERRAISGLAGLYASRMLGLFMVLPVLALYGDTLAGSTPLLIGVALGMYGLTQAALQIPFGLLSDRIGRKRVIAMGLVIFALGSVVAAMADTIWGVILGRALQGSGAVAAAIMALLADQTREHVRTVAMATIGLSIGVSFAIAMVLGPWLAAWAGLSAVFWFTALLTLVSLFVLWRWVPPAPRRLRHRDVGLDRQQLKCVITRPDLWRLDFSIFALHLVLMAIFVAIPFRLLNAGVAVEYHGLAYLVVMALSFVAMVPLVIVAEKRQRMKLMCLLAIGAIGISLGSLGLPLSQGHWLFVWLFVFFTGFNLLEATLPSMLSKLAPAGAKGTAMGVYSTSQFLGAFLGGTLGGVLAHHWGLNAVFIGCACLALVWWLAMLRMPSPPPLSSEVVALHDTQPDTLDLLMEHLADVVGVEDVMVVPEERLMYLKVNRQQLDRAALTKLISPPKT
- the uvrA gene encoding excinuclease ABC subunit UvrA, with product MDSILVRGARTHNLKQIDVELPRDKLIVITGLSGSGKSSLAFDTLYAEGQRRYVESLSTYARQFLSMMEKPDVDHIEGLSPAISIEQKSTSHNPRSTVGTITEIYDYLRLLFARAGTPRCPEHGEDLEAQTISQMVDQVMNLAEGTKLMLLAPVVKGRKGEHLQLLAELRAQGFVRVQIDGQVLELDDIAPLDKRKKHDISVVVDRFKVRDDIAQRLAESFETALNLADGTAMIHFMDGEQEDLAFSSRFACPVCGYSLSELEPRMFSFNNPAGACPTCDGLGVEQFFDPDKLISHPELSLAEGVIKGWDRRNIYYFTQLQALAKHYRFELETPWSELARHEREIILNGSGNEQIPFVYVGDRGRKVTREHAFEGVLPNMQRRYRETESNMVRDDLAKYIAVQPCATCDGSRLRKESRHVYVDDHNIAHIVRLPIGDAWRYFADLSLPGRKGEIADKIVSEIHARLEFLVNVGLDYLNLERSADTLSGGEAQRIRLASQIGAGLVGVMYILDEPSIGLHQRDNDRLLKTLERLRDLGNTVIVVEHDEDAIRAADHVLDIGPGAGVHGGEIVAQGTPQDVMDNPNSLTGQYLSGTREIAVPPYRIPGNPEKQLVLRGATGNNLQDVTLSLPLGLFIAITGVSGSGKSTLINGTLMPIAARELNRATTLTAAPYEKIEGLDQLDKVIDIDQSPIGRTPRSNPATYTGIFTPIRELFAGTQEARSRGYKPGRFSFNVKGGRCEACQGEGMIKVEMHFLPDIYVPCDVCKGKRYNRETLDIHYKGKTIHEVLEMTVEDALEFFSPVPAIARRLQTLLDVGLSYIRLGQSATTLSGGEAQRVKLARELAKRDTGKTLYILDEPTTGLHFEDIRQLLTVLHRLRDHGNTIVVIEHNLDVIKTADWLIDLGPEGGSGGGKIIAEGTPEQIAKQEVSHTGRFLAPLLARRHRAAKGA